The region GAACGTGGAAGATATATTTAATTTTGGAAAGAGCCGGTAACAAAGCTAGCAAAGCATAGCTTTGTTAAATACGAAGCACGAAATCCGAAATACGAAACAAATTCAAATGACCAAAATGTAAAATTCAAAACAGTTTAGTAAATTAGAATTTTTTAATTTAGATATTGTCTCGGATTTCGATATTCGAATTTCGGATTTAGTAAAGCTAGCAAGCTAACTTCGTTGTGTTATAATATTTAAAGTTATGTTAGAACAGCAAGAAGCTATAATAAAAGTAGAGCATTTAAACGTTGTCTTTGACGAAGGGACACCGAAAGAGACTCATGTACTTAAGGATATCAGCGTGGAAATCTTTCCAGGCGAGTATGTGATAATATTCGGACCTTCCGGTTGCGGCAAATCTACTCTTTTGTATCATCTTGCCGGCTTGGACAACAATATCAGAGACGGGAAGATAACTATCGCCGGCGTTGATATCGCAAGCGCTTCTGATTACGATGTACTTCAGATAAGGAAGAAGAAGATGGGGATGGTCTTCCAGGCTTATAATCTTATCCCTACTATAAAAGTCTTGTATAATGTTTGCTTGCCTCTGTTCTTCTGGGGAGAGAATAATAAAGAGACTCTTGAAAAAGCCGAAGCTAAGCTTGAGGTGCTCGGCGTATTGCCTCAGAAAAATAAATTACCGTCTTCGCTTTCGGGCGGGCAACAGCAGAGAGTGGCGATTGCGCGAGCGCTTATCACTGAACCGGATATAATCATCGCCGATGAGCCTGTGGGAAACTTGGATTTTAAATCCGCTTATGATGTGCTTACTATACTCCATGACCTTAACGTCAAACAAAAGAAGACCATCCTCTTTGTCACTCATGATATGAATTATCTCCCGTTTGCTGATAAGGTCATCTTTTTATGGGGAGGGACGTTGTCAAAAGTAGAGATAAATAAGCATAAGATGACTCCAAAAGAAAAATTCGGAGATATTGATAAAAATAAAACGTCTGAGATTACTCAGAAGCTCGCCACTTCTTTGGTAGACTTCATACTTGAAGGAGAAGAGAAAGATGTGTTAGGAAAAAGAGTTGAGCATAAGCTGGTGCAATTTCTTATGGATATCATTTCGTGGAATGAGCTTATGAATTTCTTCAGTTCGCCTATCAGAGTTGGTGGTTTAGGCTTCTCTCCCGTCAGGGTGAAGAAGATAGAGTCGCTTCTAAAGAAGATGAGGATGGAGAACAATCTGATGTTCTTCAAATATTTCCATAAGATAGATCGCAATGATATCGTGGATATTATCTCTCATGAGGTGGACTTCCCTCTTGATTCTATGCAGAGAGAGCGATTGGCAGAGATTATAGAGTTTAGGGTTTCAGATATTGTGACTGAAGATAATATGAGTAAGTTCCTTACTGCTCCAGAAGAAGAAAAGGGATTAAATCTTCCAAAGGATGACGCTACCATTTTGAATGAGAAAATTAATATTTTCCTTAATTTATTACAAACAATAAAAAGCAGTGAAAAAACAGAACCACAACAACAAAATAAACAACCAGCTTAACTCGCAGGCGGAAACCGGCAAGATATCAAAAAGGGGCGACGTCTTTGAGTTCGCATCAATACCTGATTCACAAGGTTTTCTTTCCAGTTTGCCGATAGAGCATAGTGATGTTCCACCTGATGAAAGAGGGATGTTTTTCGTTGAGTTTATGGATCTTATATCCGGTCAAAAGGAAGCCGGTTCGGACGGCTTAATCTCCAGATTCTTTAGAAAGCAAAAAGATTTCAGATATTTTTTCACAGAGCTGTATTGGCACGCCGTATTTTTCATCAATACTTTCTTAGATATAATTTACATTTATTACAGTAAAAAATTTTCCCGCAATAAAGACAGATTGAATTCTTTTTCCGAACAAGACAAATTAAGAGAAATTAAAATAGGCGAAGTTGGTGAAAATGAAAGTCTCGTTACAGAAAGATTGTCTTTGGATTCTTCTCGAAAAGAGAAGATTGAATTAAAGACACTCGCGCTTCTTTCAGGTAGAATGTTCACCTCGGGAAGCATGAGGACTATTCTTACTATTTTGGGTATAAGTATCAGTATCGGCGTGATAATGTTTCTTATAAGTTTCGGATATGGCCTGCAAAAAACTGTCCTGCAGAGAATCACTACAGAGGATTCTTTGCTCTCCTTGGTTGTTACATTGCCTGAAGAAAGTCTTATATCTAAAGACAGGATAGAGGAGATAAGAAGTTTTAAAGAGGTTGATAAGATAAGCCCCCTTGTTGAATATAATGGGAATATGGAGATGGCCAGTGTTCAGATAGACGCCTCTATTTTTATGGTGGATTCTGATTATTTTTCTCTTGCCGGTCTTATGTCGCAAGACGGGACGCCTCTTAAGATAGAGGAAGGAAATGTGGTTATCTCTTCAGCGATAGCGATACTTATGGGCTTTGAAGAAGGAGAAGCTATTGGGAAAAAGATTAAGCTGAGTCCTACTACTGTCTCAGGCGTTGAGGTCGGTATAATAAGCGAAGAAGATATTCAAAATATTAACAAAGAAAAAAAGAGTTTGGTTATCAGCGGTATAATAAGCGATGATCAGTCCGCTTTTTCTTATGTCTTAGATACGGAATTTAAAGATATTGAAATTGACGGATATATTGAAGCGAAAGTAAAAGTTCGCGATGAAAAAAGCATGGATATTATCAAAGAAGATCTTATAAATAAAGGATATATAATATCTTCTATCTCGGATACTGTTGATGAAACAAGGAAAATATTTCGCGGAATACAGGCTGTTTTAGGCTTTTTTGGATTTATTGCGCTTATTATTTCAGCTATTGGAATGTTAAATATTATGACAATTGTGCTTTTGGAGAGAACTCAAGAGATAGGAATTATGAAGGCGATAGGCGCGTCAAATATTGATATATGGAAAATTGTGATATCAGACGCGGTTATCATAGGATTTTTAGGAGGTATTGGCGGTTCGGTAATAGGCATAGGAACATCTAAACTTTTTAATTTAGCTTTCAATATTCTTGCGAGTAGGATAGGCAGTCAGTCGGTAGAGATTTTCCAAATGCCTCCGGGATTTATGCTTGTGATAATAACTTTTTCTGCTGTTATCGGATTTGCGACAGGGATATGGCCGGCTATCAGAGCATCTAGGATTGCTCCGCTTGAAGCTATTAAATATAAATAATTTAATCCACAGAAAAAATGAAGATTTAATTTATTATTAGTGTATAATGTTTAATATGACTGAAGTTAATATAAATATCAAAAAAAATGAAGAAAAAGTTCAAGCGGATATGAACAAAATTGACATAAGGATGGTGGGGTCTAAAGGGCTATTCTTGCGCGATATGTTTAATGCAAAGGTCTTGGTGCCGCCAGGATTTATTATGGCTTCCATCTTTGAACAGTTTATGGAAGGGACAGGCCTTTATGCAAGGATAAATACCATAATGGACGCAAGCGGTGTTTCTCTAAGTGATATGAATTCAATACTCCAAGCATCAAATGAAATAGTAAATTTGATAAATAACATAGATTTTCCTAAAGAGCTTGAAACTAGAATATTAAATGAATTTTCAAAATTGAAAGCCGAGTATGTGGCAGTCAGGCCGTCATTTGTAATAGATGGCGTGTCAAGCCTGTCTCTGGCAAGAGAATTTCCAAGCCAGCTTAATGTAAACAGAGATATTCTGATAAAGAGCATTAAGAGAATTTGGGCAACATCTTTCTCTCCGGCATCTATAGCTTATCGCTTGGAAAAAAATATAGATATGAAAAGACCGTTAGTCGTTCTTTTGATCCAGAAGATGATAGACGCCGAAGTATCAGGGGTCTGTTTTACTTCTCATCCTATTACTAAAGATAGGAAGCAGATAGTGGTAGAGGCAAGTTTCGGCTTAAATGAAGAGGTTAATACGAAAGGGATTGCCAGAGATACTTATATTGTTGATAAGAATAATTGGAAAATATTAGGCAAGACAATTTTCCCTCAAAAGACGATGTTAACAAGGGTGGGTTCTACTACAAATGAAGTTGAAGTCGGTTCTGTACTTCAGACAAAGCAAAAGCTTTCAAATGCTCAGATTCTTTCTTTAGCAAATCTTGCCAAGAGAGTAGAAGATATTTATGATAGAATTCCTCAGAAAATAGAGTGGGCTCTTGAGAAGAATAATTTTTATATTATAGAATCTCAACCAATAAGCAAAGCATAGCTTCGCCAAATTCGAAGCACGAATATCGAAATACGAAACAAATTCAAATGACAGAAATTAAAAATTCAAAACAGTTTAGTAAATTAGAATTTTGAATTTAGATATTGTTTTGGAATTCGATATTTGTATTTCGGATTTAAATATACATGCGTTTATTAGGCATAGACTATGGCAGGAAAAATATAGGATTAGCGTTTTCAGACGAAAGCGCTTCTTTTGCTTTTCCAGACTCTGTGATTATAAATAAAGGTATTGATAAATCGGCAGAAGTAGTCTTAGGTATATGCAAGAAAAATAATGTTTCAAAGATTATAATAGGAAGGTCTATTGATGTTAAAGGAAAGCCTAATCCTATTATGGAAGATATTTTGAAGTTCAAAAAGGTCATTGAGGAGAAGTCCGGTATAAAAGTTGAATTTGAAGATGAATTTTTTACTACAAGAGAAGCGAGGATACTCTTGTCTAAAGATGATAATTTGGGCCGTAGGGCGACAAGGGCGCGCATAGAAAAAAAGAATGTGAAAAAGACGATTGATGCACAAGCCGCCGCTATAATTTTAAAGAGTTATATTGAACGTAAAAAAATGCTTGGAGACTAATCTTTAAAATGATAAGATAATTGAGATAAATGACGGCGCTATAATATATAAAATGATTTTTTCGTTGTTGAATAATTTAAGAGAGTGGCTGAAGGCTTGGATCCTGCGCTATGCTAACAGTGAGCACGCGACGCGCGCGTTATTTGGAGTTTCTTTCGCAGAAAGTTCATTTTTTCCTATTCCTCCTGATTTTATGCTTATAGCTATTCTTGTTACACGGGCAAGGCGATGGTGGTATTATGCCCTCGTAACATTGACAGGGTCTCTTTTGGGCGGGTTAGCCGGGTATCTTATAGGTTTTCTCTTCTTTTCAAGCATAGGAAAGTTTATTATTGATTTCTATGACTTAAATGATGTGATGCAGAGTTTGGCTTTTAAGTATGAGGCTAATGCATTTTGGACTGTTTTTGTCGCGGCTTTTACGCCTATCCCTTATAAAATTATAACTATATCTGCCGGATTTTTTAATATTTCCATCTTTTCCTTCATCACCGCTTCTTTAGTCGGCAGAGGCGGAAGATTCTTTATAATCGCTTTTATTATGAAAGTGTTTGGCAAAAAAGTCGCAAGCTCCATTTATCGTTACTTTAACATTTTTTCAATTATTTTCGTCTCTATTGTCATAGTTGTCTTGTTTATTTTAAAATTTTGGTTTTAACCTAAGCATTGTTTATAAATTTATAAATGAGCATTGAATTAATCTATATAAAAAAGTAAAATATAAGAGAGATGATATCGGAAACATTTTTCAATATATTCCCCACTCCTCGGTTTCTTAAGCCTCCTATTTATGGCTTGGATATCTCTGATAAGTCTATTAAATATGTAATGCTTGCTAAACATAAAGGCAATGTTATCTTGAGAGAGTTTGGCCAGAAGATTATCCCTGACGGCCTGATAGAATCAGGCGATATAAAAAAGAAAGAAGGATTGACCGGTTTTTTGAAAGATTTTCGCAAGGAGCTTAATGATGATTATATCGCTGTCATCTTGCCGGAAGAAAAAGCTTATATTTCAAAAATGACTATTCCTATTATGAAAAAGAGCGAAATTAGAAAATCACTTGAAATACAGCTGGAAGAGAATATACCCCTTTCGGCGAGCGAGGCAATTTTTGATTATGATATAAATAGAGATAAAGATCACTACGATGTTAATTTAATCGCTTTTTCGGATAAAGTGGTCAGTGATTACCGGGACGTGTTTTTTGATGCCGGATTTAAGCCTGTTTCTTTTGAGATGGAAGCGCATGCTATCTCAAGAGCGCTGACTTCTAAAACAGATGATGGCGGAATCAAGATGATAATTGATTTTGGAAAAACTCATACAAGCTTCATAGTTGCTACCGGTAATAATGTTATGTTCAGTTCCACAATAAAAGTATCGGGCAAAGATATTGATACGGCTATCTCCGCCATTCTTTCGGTTGATTTGAAAACGGCTGAAGATATAAAGAAAGAGAAAGGTTTTGCTAAGACTAAGGAAAATGAAAAAGTTTATAATGCGATACTGCCGGTAGTCTCAGCCATAAAAGAAGAGATTGATAGGATATTTGTCTTTTGGCTTAATAGAGCGGAAGAGAATGGAGAAAAAAGAAAAAAGAT is a window of Patescibacteria group bacterium DNA encoding:
- a CDS encoding ABC transporter ATP-binding protein, whose amino-acid sequence is MLEQQEAIIKVEHLNVVFDEGTPKETHVLKDISVEIFPGEYVIIFGPSGCGKSTLLYHLAGLDNNIRDGKITIAGVDIASASDYDVLQIRKKKMGMVFQAYNLIPTIKVLYNVCLPLFFWGENNKETLEKAEAKLEVLGVLPQKNKLPSSLSGGQQQRVAIARALITEPDIIIADEPVGNLDFKSAYDVLTILHDLNVKQKKTILFVTHDMNYLPFADKVIFLWGGTLSKVEINKHKMTPKEKFGDIDKNKTSEITQKLATSLVDFILEGEEKDVLGKRVEHKLVQFLMDIISWNELMNFFSSPIRVGGLGFSPVRVKKIESLLKKMRMENNLMFFKYFHKIDRNDIVDIISHEVDFPLDSMQRERLAEIIEFRVSDIVTEDNMSKFLTAPEEEKGLNLPKDDATILNEKINIFLNLLQTIKSSEKTEPQQQNKQPA
- a CDS encoding ABC transporter permease, encoding MKKQNHNNKINNQLNSQAETGKISKRGDVFEFASIPDSQGFLSSLPIEHSDVPPDERGMFFVEFMDLISGQKEAGSDGLISRFFRKQKDFRYFFTELYWHAVFFINTFLDIIYIYYSKKFSRNKDRLNSFSEQDKLREIKIGEVGENESLVTERLSLDSSRKEKIELKTLALLSGRMFTSGSMRTILTILGISISIGVIMFLISFGYGLQKTVLQRITTEDSLLSLVVTLPEESLISKDRIEEIRSFKEVDKISPLVEYNGNMEMASVQIDASIFMVDSDYFSLAGLMSQDGTPLKIEEGNVVISSAIAILMGFEEGEAIGKKIKLSPTTVSGVEVGIISEEDIQNINKEKKSLVISGIISDDQSAFSYVLDTEFKDIEIDGYIEAKVKVRDEKSMDIIKEDLINKGYIISSISDTVDETRKIFRGIQAVLGFFGFIALIISAIGMLNIMTIVLLERTQEIGIMKAIGASNIDIWKIVISDAVIIGFLGGIGGSVIGIGTSKLFNLAFNILASRIGSQSVEIFQMPPGFMLVIITFSAVIGFATGIWPAIRASRIAPLEAIKYK
- a CDS encoding VTT domain-containing protein, which encodes MIFSLLNNLREWLKAWILRYANSEHATRALFGVSFAESSFFPIPPDFMLIAILVTRARRWWYYALVTLTGSLLGGLAGYLIGFLFFSSIGKFIIDFYDLNDVMQSLAFKYEANAFWTVFVAAFTPIPYKIITISAGFFNISIFSFITASLVGRGGRFFIIAFIMKVFGKKVASSIYRYFNIFSIIFVSIVIVVLFILKFWF
- a CDS encoding PEP/pyruvate-binding domain-containing protein, coding for MTEVNINIKKNEEKVQADMNKIDIRMVGSKGLFLRDMFNAKVLVPPGFIMASIFEQFMEGTGLYARINTIMDASGVSLSDMNSILQASNEIVNLINNIDFPKELETRILNEFSKLKAEYVAVRPSFVIDGVSSLSLAREFPSQLNVNRDILIKSIKRIWATSFSPASIAYRLEKNIDMKRPLVVLLIQKMIDAEVSGVCFTSHPITKDRKQIVVEASFGLNEEVNTKGIARDTYIVDKNNWKILGKTIFPQKTMLTRVGSTTNEVEVGSVLQTKQKLSNAQILSLANLAKRVEDIYDRIPQKIEWALEKNNFYIIESQPISKA
- the ruvX gene encoding Holliday junction resolvase RuvX, yielding MRLLGIDYGRKNIGLAFSDESASFAFPDSVIINKGIDKSAEVVLGICKKNNVSKIIIGRSIDVKGKPNPIMEDILKFKKVIEEKSGIKVEFEDEFFTTREARILLSKDDNLGRRATRARIEKKNVKKTIDAQAAAIILKSYIERKKMLGD
- the pilM gene encoding type IV pilus assembly protein PilM, coding for MISETFFNIFPTPRFLKPPIYGLDISDKSIKYVMLAKHKGNVILREFGQKIIPDGLIESGDIKKKEGLTGFLKDFRKELNDDYIAVILPEEKAYISKMTIPIMKKSEIRKSLEIQLEENIPLSASEAIFDYDINRDKDHYDVNLIAFSDKVVSDYRDVFFDAGFKPVSFEMEAHAISRALTSKTDDGGIKMIIDFGKTHTSFIVATGNNVMFSSTIKVSGKDIDTAISAILSVDLKTAEDIKKEKGFAKTKENEKVYNAILPVVSAIKEEIDRIFVFWLNRAEENGEKRKKIDKIILSGGDSNLIGLPEFLSYELKVPVEIANPWINILSFDEEIPSITFRESLIYSTALGLALRVI